The following are encoded together in the Drosophila takahashii strain IR98-3 E-12201 chromosome X, DtakHiC1v2, whole genome shotgun sequence genome:
- the Atg101 gene encoding autophagy-related protein 101 — protein sequence MNARSQVFDLTMEGRQVDEAVATIFHTVLFHRCLGKYMYTGDAQYSIGTVGYTDVDCNFIDFTYVCCTSDSLTHKVKRAINSFSEKLRSNESCGSGQISLEFFQKKKNRWPFPQESIPWEVWTVHLDLIKHENEDERQLCRENVSDLLTEKVIYITELMNRHDYVPKTPSQSELDLIFDTSFPDVQPYLFKFDYSTSGSAAPSMGNAMKKIIKETLAM from the coding sequence ATGAACGCACGCTCGCAGGTCTTCGATTTGACCATGGAGGGTCGTCAGGTGGACGAGGCGGTGGCCACCATCTTTCACACCGTCCTCTTTCACCGCTGCCTGGGCAAGTACATGTATACGGGCGATGCCCAGTACTCCATCGGTACGGTCGGCTACACGGACGTCGATTGCAACTTCATTGACTTCACCTACGTCTGCTGCACCTCCGACAGTTTGACGCACAAGGTGAAGCGGGCCATCAACTCGTTTAGCGAGAAGCTGCGCTCCAACGAAAGCTGCGGCTCCGGCCAGATTAGCCTGGAGTTCTTTCAGAAAAAGAAGAACCGCTGGCCCTTCCCACAGGAATCGATACCGTGGGAGGTGTGGACAGTCCACCTGGATCTGATCAAGCACGAGAACGAGGACGAGCGGCAGCTGTGCCGCGAGAATGTCTCCGATCTGCTAACCGAAAAGGTCATCTACATCACCGAGCTGATGAACCGGCACGACTACGTGCCCAAGACGCCCAGCCAGAGTGAGCTGGACCTGATCTTCGACACCTCCTTTCCGGACGTCCAGCCGTATCTGTTTAAGTTCGATTACTCCACCTCGGGCTCGGCGGCTCCCTCGATGGGCAATGCCATGAAGAAGATCATCAAGGAGACCCTCGCAATGTGA
- the bnb gene encoding protein bangles and beads, translating into MKCQLLFLATVCLASVWALPVPDEEVAIQPDSSGSKADLLTKTVLPTAVEPAAAKTELPVVEVPKIEAKAAEIPASAAPAVITPEPSAAKEINSVELKSSAPDVETAPAIPEKKTLPEEPKEVAVEAEKKQEKAARTETEPVVVVEAQNQAPKAIELAPEAPAANAEVQKQIVDEAKPQEPKIDAKSAEEPAIPPVVAVAEKETIAATTTIPAEQPARQERINELEAAAKKESIAAIEEPVVKAAEVPAVEPAKTETNIQVIAPEKKSIESTGAAPAASPAASPAAQAAQAKSGEAPKPVDQQKSTETVAEAAPVLKTNAPLAPAGATKVSEPVKEKEQPAETIAKALPEETVVAAAPEAKKIDETAEAAVTKSPEAIAEPIAQAAPAAPAAPAATEPKKSSEEKSDKSESKVDESSESKESEESSESKEN; encoded by the coding sequence ATGAAGTGCCAACTGCTTTTCCTGGCCACCGTGTGCCTGGCCAGCGTCTGGGCGCTGCCCGTTCCCGACGAGGAGGTGGCCATCCAGCCGGACTCCAGCGGCTCCAAGGCCGATCTGCTAACCAAGACCGTCCTGCCCACCGCCGTTGAGCCCGCTGCCGCCAAGACCGAGTTGCCCGTGGTGGAGGTTCCCAAGATTGAAGCCAAGGCTGCAGAGATCCCTGCTTCAGCTGCACCGGCTGTCATCACTCCTGAGCCATCGGCAGCCAAGGAGATCAACAGCGTGGAGCTCAAGTCGAGTGCGCCGGATGTAGAGACCGCCCCAGCCATTCCCGAGAAGAAGACCCTGCCGGAGGAGCCAAAGGAAGTTGCCGTTGAGGCCGAAAAGAAGCAGGAGAAGGCCGCTCGCACGGAAACGGAGCCCGTTGTTGTGGTGGAGGCCCAGAACCAGGCACCCAAGGCCATTGAGCTGGCACCCGAGGCACCGGCCGCCAATGCCGAGGTCCAGAAGCAGATCGTCGACGAGGCCAAGCCCCAGGAGCCCAAGATTGATGCCAAGTCCGCCGAGGAGCCAGCCATTCCTCCCGTTGTAGCCGTCGCTGAAAAGGAGACCATTGCCGCCACCACCACTATTCCAGCGGAGCAGCCTGCCCGCCAGGAGAGGATCAATGAGCTTGAGGCCGCCGCCAAGAAGGAATCGATTGCTGCCATCGAGGAGCCAGTTGTTAAGGCGGCCGAGGTTCCAGCCGTTGAGCCAGCCAAAACGGAGACCAACATCCAGGTGATTGCTCCCGAAAAGAAGTCCATCGAGTCGACTGGTGCTGCTCCTGCAGCTTCTCCTGCCGCTTCTCCTGCCGCCCAGGCTGCCCAGGCCAAGTCGGGTGAGGCCCCCAAGCCGGTGGATCAGCAGAAGAGCACCGAGACCGTGGCCGAGGCCGCTCCCGTCCTGAAGACCAATGCCCCTTTGGCCCCCGCCGGTGCCACCAAGGTCAGTGAGCCCGTcaaggagaaggagcagcCTGCCGAGACCATTGCCAAGGCCCTGCCCGAGGAGACTGTGGTGGCTGCCGCACCCGAGGCCAAGAAGATCGACGAGACAGCCGAGGCTGCCGTGACCAAGAGCCCCGAAGCCATTGCCGAGCCCATTGCCCAGGCTGCACCGGCTGCACCGGCTGCTCCGGCAGCTACTGAGCCGAAAAAGTCATCGGAGGAGAAGTCGGACAAGTCCGAGTCCAAGGTCGATGAGTCCTCGGAGTCGAAGGAATCGGAGGAGAGCAGCGAATCGAAGGAGAACTAG